A DNA window from Arachis hypogaea cultivar Tifrunner chromosome 18, arahy.Tifrunner.gnm2.J5K5, whole genome shotgun sequence contains the following coding sequences:
- the LOC112771198 gene encoding uncharacterized protein has translation MRRPSPRQFDCVRRGWHSERHQPLRGTLIQEIFRVVDEIHGSATKKNKEYQEKLPIVVLKAEEILYSKANSQHEYMDFRTVLARTNEAIDTIIRRDEITETGNGNGKYLQPCIEAALNLGCSLTRTPRSQRNKPRCYLSHSKEQAPNVIHHTPQNFNTRDNATKPYHVSKNAGPTNTTATSSSNKKQCLSPHPPRLSSVYPLYYHGNNNIRLEESQHGFKASHKSNAKDFGPPVMGVAQKLVANGDPVQTTPCANKCDLSLRLGLGPINSTSF, from the exons ATGAGAAGACCAAGCCCCAGGCAGTTTGATTGTGTGAGAAGAGGTTGGCACAGTGAAAGACACCAACCTCTTAGAGGAACTCTCATTCAAGAAATTTTCAG ggTGGTTGATGAGATACATGGCTCTGCCACTAAGAAGAACAAAGAGTACCAAGAAAAGCTCCCTATTGTTGTTCTCAAAGCTGAAGAGATTTTGTACTCTAAAGCCAACTCTCAG CACGAATACATGGACTTCAGAACAGTTTTGGCTAGAACTAATGAAGCCATTGACACAATAATCCGACGAGATGAGATTACAGAAACTGGAAATGGAAATGGAAAGTATTTGCAACCTTGCATTGAAG CTGCTTTAAATTTGGGATGCTCCCTAACTAGAACTCCAAGGAGTCAAAGAAACAAGCCAAGGTGTTATCTTAGTCATAGCAAAGAACAAGCTCCCAATGTTATTCATCACACACCACAAAACTTTAATACAAGGGATAATGCAACAAAACCATATCATGTGTCTAAGAATGCTGGTCCAACAAACACAACAGCAACTAGTAGCAGCAATAAGAAACAGTGTTTGTCGCCGCATCCACCAAGGTTGTCTTCAGTTTATCCCCTTTATTACCATGGAAACAACAACATTCGTTTGGAAGAGTCCCAACATGGTTTCAAAGCCTCACATAAATCAAATGCTAAGGATTTCGGACCTCCAGTTATGGGTGTTGCTCAGAAACTTGTGGCTAATGGTGATCCTGTTCAAACCACGCCGTGCGCAAACAAGTGTGATCTTTCATTGAGGTTAGGCTTAGGCCCCATCAATAGTACTAGCTTTTAG